A region of Vigna radiata var. radiata cultivar VC1973A chromosome 6, Vradiata_ver6, whole genome shotgun sequence DNA encodes the following proteins:
- the LOC106765087 gene encoding dual specificity tyrosine-phosphorylation-regulated kinase mbk-2 isoform X2, whose amino-acid sequence MAVSNGVEAVLEFLRKNGLSEAESALREDIIENTDLGNFDYEKFFFPMVPPPPPVRVRSFSRPSELAAADDGSSKSSADEFVTIDSSTSHVSSSEFVNPYGIRSSSQTQNDSESSSERLSQFGTARDYHDFDMQNEPYWYNEKDEDYFMTPNFEGPDYFAYQSEDKFVMTAETDNQRDNSLHLGSNYEEFQLKGNSNGGYMDKACLDNHSSVVDGTVTHSKGFCHVDNKDQFKGELEGKAEKPSVSCSCEVPFCKSSPGSGGSCSLDPTNFNYPNLKEIHLNNFHLGVVGDVNSFDSTSELTLNQSFDHYTKNDSSKEYKGPYDLTIEVIDKNLPNGLDTFKAQLGGELTEDCQDPELAADGEDTTDDELLKYTQEEEYEVFDLRIIHRKNRTGFEENKELPIVLNTVLAGRYYLTEYLGSAAFSRVVQAHDLQTGIDVCLKIIKNDKDFFDQSLDEIKLLKLVNKGDPADKHHILRLYDYFYHQKFNQESGGEAYFTLKRLQIITRQCLEALQYLHGLGIVHCDLKPENILIKSYKRCEIKVIDLGSSCFQTDNLCLYVQSRSYRAPEVMLGLQYDEKIDIWSLGCILAELCSGEVLFPNDAVVMILARIIGMFGSIDMEMLVKGQETHKYFTKEYDIYYINEETDQLEFLIPEESSLEQHLQVTDTMFINFIRYLLCVNPKRRPTARQALKHPWLSYVY is encoded by the exons ATGGCTGTGTCCAACGGCGTCGAAGCAGTGTTAGAGTTTCTGCGGAAGAATGGCTTGTCGGAGGCGGAGTCCGCGCTCCGAGAAGACATCATCGAGAACACCGACCTCGGAAACTTCGACTACGAGAAGTTCTTCTTCCCCATGGTCCCGCCGCCGCCGCCGGTCAGAGTCCGATCCTTCTCCCGACCGTCCGAGCTCGCCGCCGCGGACGACGGCTCCTCCAAATCCAGCGCGGACGAGTTCGTCACCATCGATTCTTCCACTTCTCACGTCTCTTCTTCAG AATTCGTAAATCCATATGGAATCCGTTCCTCGTCTCAGACTCAGAATGATTCGGAGTCTTCGTCTGAAAGATTATCTCAGTTTGGCACAGCACGTGATTATCACGATTTTGATATGCAAAATGAACCGTATTGGtataatgaaaaagatgaagacTATTTCATGACTCCTAATTTTGAAGGGCCAGACTATTTTGCGTATCAGAGTGAAGATAAGTTTGTCATGACAGCAGAAACGGACAACCAACGGGACAATTCTCTGCATCTTGGTTCCAACTATGAAGAATTTCAATTAAAGGGGAATAGTAATGGTGGTTACATGGACAAGGCATGCCTTGATAATCATTCCTCTGTAGTGGATGGAACTGTGACTCATTCAAAAGGGTTTTGTCATGTTGATAACAAGGACCAGTTTAAAGGGGAATTAGAGGGTAAGGCTGAGAAACCCAGTGTTTCCTGCAGTTGTGAAGTTCCATTTTGCAAAAGCAGTCCTGGTTCTGGAGGTTCTTGCAGTCTGGATCCTACAAACTTCAATTACCCTAACTTGAAGGAAATCCATCTGAACAATTTTCATTTGGGGGTTGTTGGGGACGTTAACTCTTTTGATTCTACTTCAGAGCTAACTCTGAATCAAAGTTTTGACCACTACACTAAAAACGACAGCAGTAAGGAGTACAAGGGTCCTTACGACTTAACTATCGAAGTTATTGATAAAAATCTACCAAATGGACTTGACACCTTTAAAGCACAACTTGGTGGAGAATTAACTGAAGACTGTCAAGATCCAGAGCTTGCTGCAGATGGAGAGGATACAACTGATGATGAGCTCTTGAAGTATACTCAAGAGGAGGAATACGAAGTGTTTGATCTGAGAATTATACATAGAAAGAACAG GACCGGatttgaagaaaacaaggaaCTTCCGATTGTGCTAAATACAGTCTTGGCTGGAAGGTATTATTTGACCGAGTATCTTGGTTCAGCTGCCTTCAGTAGGGTTGTTCAGGCACATGACCTTCAGACTGGGATAGATGTTTGTTTGAAGattattaaaaatgacaaaGACTTCTTTGATCAAAGCTTAGATGAAATCAAGCTTCTGAAACTTGTCAATAAGGGTGACCCAGCAGATAAACATCACATTTTGCGCCTTTATGACTATTTCTACCATCAG AAATTCAACCAAGAATCTGGAGGGGAagcatattttacattaaagaGATTGCAG ATCATTACTCGTCAGTGTTTGGAAGCATTGCAATACTTGCATGGCTTGGGAATTGTTCACTGTGACCTGAAGCCAGAAAACATTCTAATCAAAAGTTACAAAAGATGTGAGATAAAGGTTATTGATCTTGGAAGTAGTTGCTTCCAAACAGACAATCTGTGCCTATATGTACAGTCCAGATCCTATAGAGCTCCTGAAGTGATGTTAGGTCTTCAATATGATGAGAAGATTGATATATGGTCCCTAGGATGCATCTTGGCGGAGCTATGCTCTGGGGAA GTGCTGTTCCCAAATGATGCAGTTGTGATGATTCTGGCACGCATAATTGGAATGTTTGGTTCTATTGATATGGAAATGTTGGTGAAAGGACAAGAAACACACAAGTACTTCACCAAAgaatatgatatttattatataaatgag GAGACTGATCAACTGGAGTTCTTGATTCCAGAAGAGTCATCATTGGAGCAGCACCTACAGGTTACTGATACTATGTTTATCAACTTTATCAGATACCTACTCTGCGTCAACCCTAAAAGAAGGCCTACTGCAAGACAAGCACTAAAGCATCCATGGCTTTCTTATGTTTACTAA
- the LOC106765087 gene encoding dual specificity tyrosine-phosphorylation-regulated kinase mbk-2 isoform X1: protein MAVSNGVEAVLEFLRKNGLSEAESALREDIIENTDLGNFDYEKFFFPMVPPPPPVRVRSFSRPSELAAADDGSSKSSADEFVTIDSSTSHVSSSEFVNPYGIRSSSQTQNDSESSSERLSQFGTARDYHDFDMQNEPYWYNEKDEDYFMTPNFEGPDYFAYQSEDKFVMTAETDNQRDNSLHLGSNYEEFQLKGNSNGGYMDKACLDNHSSVVDGTVTHSKGFCHVDNKDQFKGELEGKAEKPSVSCSCEVPFCKSSPGSGGSCSLDPTNFNYPNLKEIHLNNFHLGVVGDVNSFDSTSELTLNQSFDHYTKNDSSKEYKGPYDLTIEVIDKNLPNGLDTFKAQLGGELTEDCQDPELAADGEDTTDDELLKYTQEEEYEVFDLRIIHRKNRTGFEENKELPIVLNTVLAGRYYLTEYLGSAAFSRVVQAHDLQTGIDVCLKIIKNDKDFFDQSLDEIKLLKLVNKGDPADKHHILRLYDYFYHQEHLFIVTELLRANLYEFQKFNQESGGEAYFTLKRLQIITRQCLEALQYLHGLGIVHCDLKPENILIKSYKRCEIKVIDLGSSCFQTDNLCLYVQSRSYRAPEVMLGLQYDEKIDIWSLGCILAELCSGEVLFPNDAVVMILARIIGMFGSIDMEMLVKGQETHKYFTKEYDIYYINEETDQLEFLIPEESSLEQHLQVTDTMFINFIRYLLCVNPKRRPTARQALKHPWLSYVY from the exons ATGGCTGTGTCCAACGGCGTCGAAGCAGTGTTAGAGTTTCTGCGGAAGAATGGCTTGTCGGAGGCGGAGTCCGCGCTCCGAGAAGACATCATCGAGAACACCGACCTCGGAAACTTCGACTACGAGAAGTTCTTCTTCCCCATGGTCCCGCCGCCGCCGCCGGTCAGAGTCCGATCCTTCTCCCGACCGTCCGAGCTCGCCGCCGCGGACGACGGCTCCTCCAAATCCAGCGCGGACGAGTTCGTCACCATCGATTCTTCCACTTCTCACGTCTCTTCTTCAG AATTCGTAAATCCATATGGAATCCGTTCCTCGTCTCAGACTCAGAATGATTCGGAGTCTTCGTCTGAAAGATTATCTCAGTTTGGCACAGCACGTGATTATCACGATTTTGATATGCAAAATGAACCGTATTGGtataatgaaaaagatgaagacTATTTCATGACTCCTAATTTTGAAGGGCCAGACTATTTTGCGTATCAGAGTGAAGATAAGTTTGTCATGACAGCAGAAACGGACAACCAACGGGACAATTCTCTGCATCTTGGTTCCAACTATGAAGAATTTCAATTAAAGGGGAATAGTAATGGTGGTTACATGGACAAGGCATGCCTTGATAATCATTCCTCTGTAGTGGATGGAACTGTGACTCATTCAAAAGGGTTTTGTCATGTTGATAACAAGGACCAGTTTAAAGGGGAATTAGAGGGTAAGGCTGAGAAACCCAGTGTTTCCTGCAGTTGTGAAGTTCCATTTTGCAAAAGCAGTCCTGGTTCTGGAGGTTCTTGCAGTCTGGATCCTACAAACTTCAATTACCCTAACTTGAAGGAAATCCATCTGAACAATTTTCATTTGGGGGTTGTTGGGGACGTTAACTCTTTTGATTCTACTTCAGAGCTAACTCTGAATCAAAGTTTTGACCACTACACTAAAAACGACAGCAGTAAGGAGTACAAGGGTCCTTACGACTTAACTATCGAAGTTATTGATAAAAATCTACCAAATGGACTTGACACCTTTAAAGCACAACTTGGTGGAGAATTAACTGAAGACTGTCAAGATCCAGAGCTTGCTGCAGATGGAGAGGATACAACTGATGATGAGCTCTTGAAGTATACTCAAGAGGAGGAATACGAAGTGTTTGATCTGAGAATTATACATAGAAAGAACAG GACCGGatttgaagaaaacaaggaaCTTCCGATTGTGCTAAATACAGTCTTGGCTGGAAGGTATTATTTGACCGAGTATCTTGGTTCAGCTGCCTTCAGTAGGGTTGTTCAGGCACATGACCTTCAGACTGGGATAGATGTTTGTTTGAAGattattaaaaatgacaaaGACTTCTTTGATCAAAGCTTAGATGAAATCAAGCTTCTGAAACTTGTCAATAAGGGTGACCCAGCAGATAAACATCACATTTTGCGCCTTTATGACTATTTCTACCATCAG GAGCATTTATTCATTGTAACTGAACTTCTGCGAGCAAACTTGTATGAATTTCAGAAATTCAACCAAGAATCTGGAGGGGAagcatattttacattaaagaGATTGCAG ATCATTACTCGTCAGTGTTTGGAAGCATTGCAATACTTGCATGGCTTGGGAATTGTTCACTGTGACCTGAAGCCAGAAAACATTCTAATCAAAAGTTACAAAAGATGTGAGATAAAGGTTATTGATCTTGGAAGTAGTTGCTTCCAAACAGACAATCTGTGCCTATATGTACAGTCCAGATCCTATAGAGCTCCTGAAGTGATGTTAGGTCTTCAATATGATGAGAAGATTGATATATGGTCCCTAGGATGCATCTTGGCGGAGCTATGCTCTGGGGAA GTGCTGTTCCCAAATGATGCAGTTGTGATGATTCTGGCACGCATAATTGGAATGTTTGGTTCTATTGATATGGAAATGTTGGTGAAAGGACAAGAAACACACAAGTACTTCACCAAAgaatatgatatttattatataaatgag GAGACTGATCAACTGGAGTTCTTGATTCCAGAAGAGTCATCATTGGAGCAGCACCTACAGGTTACTGATACTATGTTTATCAACTTTATCAGATACCTACTCTGCGTCAACCCTAAAAGAAGGCCTACTGCAAGACAAGCACTAAAGCATCCATGGCTTTCTTATGTTTACTAA